CAGAAGAAGGCGCTCAAGCAGGTGTCACGGATTCCTTACGGCAAGACCTGCACCTATGGTGAGATTGCCCATGCAATAGGCAGCCCTGGTGCGGCTCGCGCCGTCGGCAGTGCCAATGCAAAAAACAACCTGCCGCTGGTAATTCCGTGCCACCGAGTAGTGGCATCCAACGGTCTGGGTGGTTACGGTGGCGGTCTACCGCTGAAAAAGAAACTGTTGAAACTGGAAGGAAGCATGTAAACGGGTAACCCCGTTTTCGTGTATCGTTCTCAACGCAAATAGAACCTGATTGTGAACTGGAGATTGTAGATGGATCCGCGCATTGAAAAACTGGCGAAAGTACTGGTACACTATTCTATCGCCTTGAAAAAGGGACAGTTGGTCAAAATCGTCGGTGAAACGGCCGGGCTGCCCTTAATCAAGGCTGTGTTCAAAGAAGCAGTCAAAGTGGGCGCGCACCCGATCACTCAGATCAGAGTGTCGGACAACGAAGAGACCTTGATGAAATTGGGCAGCGATGCGCAGTTGAAGTATCTGCCGCCGATGGCCAGTATGGAGATCAAGAAGATTGATGCTTATGTAGGCATCTGGGGTTCGGAAAACACGCGGAACATGTCCGGAGTCGACCCCAAACGTCAGGCGCTTTACCGCCTGTCCTCCAAGTCGATCATGCAGACATTCTTCAAGCGGTTTGCCGCCGGTGAACTGCGCTGGGTGGGTACGCAGTTTCCCACTTTGGCCGACGCGCAGGAAGCCGAGATGTCGCTGTCGGATTACGAAGATTTCGTCTATGGCGCAGGGCATATAACTGCCAAGGACCCGGTGGCCCATTGGAAGAAAGTGGCCAAAGAGCAGGCCCGTTTGATTAAGATTCTCAACCGATGCGGCAAGATTCATGTGCAGGCCAAAGACACCGACCTGAGACTCGACGTCAAAGGTCGCAAATGGATCAACTGTGCCGGGACCGAAAATTTCCCGGATGGCGAAGTGTTTACCAGCCCGATTGAGAACACTGCCGAGGGGTACATCCACTACAGCTTCCCGGCCGTTTACGGCGGACGCGAAGTCGAAGATGTACGGCTTGAGTTCAAGAAAGGCAAAGTGATCGCCGAGTCGGCCGGAAAAAACCAGGCCTACTTGACCGCCATGCTCAACATGGATAAAGGTGCGCGCTTCCTCGGCGAGTTTGCCATCGGGACCAACTACCAGATCAAACGGTTCTCGAAGAACATTCTTTTTGATGAAAAGATTGGCGGCACTTGTCACCTGGCGGTTGGCCAGGGTATCCCTGAGGCCGGCGGCAAGAACCAAAGTGCCTTACACTGGGACATGGTTTGCGATCTGAAGAAGAACAGCCAGATCACCGCCGACGGCAAGGTGATCTACAAGAACGGCAAGTTCACCATATAGCCGGTCGCAGACTATTCAGACACGCGATGCGCATGAAACCCGTTTATGGGCGGCTTGATCGTGTCACCCTGAGCGCCGTCGAGCGGCAAAAAGTCTTAATGAGCGAGGCAGGCAGGTAGTAGTGTGAAGTATTGTAGAACAGGTCTAAGTCGAGATACTATCACTCTGATGTTGGTGTCGTTGAGTGTGATCCTGATTAGATGCGGCGATGAGGACACATCTCCAACCAACTCAACCAACCCGGGCGACACCATCGCGGCCGACACTCTGCTCACCGTATCACCACTGTCCATTGACTCCGTTACCGGTTTTGTCCCCTTGGGCAATCTCAATCCCAGTGGACACGTTTTCCCTACCGACCACTGTTACATGTACCTGCCCACCGACCCTGGCGCTTACAGATCCCACGTGGTGACTTTATATTGCCCCGGAAATCTGCGGCTAACTGAAATCAACGCCTTTGAACACGTTGGCGCCAACATCACCGATTACCGAATTGGCTTTGAGTTGCAGTCTGGCGTAACACTTGAGTTCTCTCATGCTTCATCTCTCGAACAATCGGTTTTTGGCGATGTTACCGGTTTCGCCGGTTTTACCTTATTGCAGGAATATACAACCGGGGGAGAGACCTATCGAATGTGGCGCAAACCGGCCGACACAGTCCTTTCGGCCGGCACGATTCTCGGAACAGCGGGAGGAAATCCTCGTCAAGGAGCGCTGGACATCGGAGTCTATGACACCCGTGTGACTCATGCTACCGCGGCGGCGGCCGGGACCTGGACAAACAGCAACTACCTCCACGCCGTCTGTCCGCTTGAGTATTATGCACCCGGCGCCGTCAAAGAATCACTCTACGCCATCATGCAGCGCGACACCGTCCACGGAGACAACTATCCATGTGGATGGATCGCCCAGGATGTTGCCGGGACCGCCCAGGGAATCTGGTTCAATCCGGATTCACCTCGTCCTTACCCGGAGGATCCGCATTTGGCCTTGGTCTGGCACAACCAGGAAGCCGCCAGGCAGGTGATATCGATGGGGACGTCGGTACATGCTCTTCCAGCCGGAACTTACAAATTCACGCCGGTCACCGATGGTGCTTTGAACCGCCGGTTTGATCAGATAGAACCCGACGGGCAG
This DNA window, taken from Candidatus Zixiibacteriota bacterium, encodes the following:
- a CDS encoding aminopeptidase; its protein translation is MDPRIEKLAKVLVHYSIALKKGQLVKIVGETAGLPLIKAVFKEAVKVGAHPITQIRVSDNEETLMKLGSDAQLKYLPPMASMEIKKIDAYVGIWGSENTRNMSGVDPKRQALYRLSSKSIMQTFFKRFAAGELRWVGTQFPTLADAQEAEMSLSDYEDFVYGAGHITAKDPVAHWKKVAKEQARLIKILNRCGKIHVQAKDTDLRLDVKGRKWINCAGTENFPDGEVFTSPIENTAEGYIHYSFPAVYGGREVEDVRLEFKKGKVIAESAGKNQAYLTAMLNMDKGARFLGEFAIGTNYQIKRFSKNILFDEKIGGTCHLAVGQGIPEAGGKNQSALHWDMVCDLKKNSQITADGKVIYKNGKFTI